The following coding sequences are from one Methanobacterium sp. window:
- a CDS encoding DUF3473 domain-containing protein: protein MQLSITVDVEEWFHSNWFDAEKIIIENYNGKTPKTDVLKKTEQLITLFDDYGVSGTFFVLGETAENYPEIIEMLKSSPNEIACHGFYHNKKYKNAIEFKKDIQKYKDEIISDLKGFRFPNFDYSMEKLETLLKEGFKYDSSIVPCLKIPGWYGNQDAPIQPFNMPLNNGKKILEFPLSVLPFLRLPGGGGWFLRNFGLLWTKTVLKYSLKKTGYGVVYIHPWEISDKNPEFDDISFHVFRNSGSKTLNNLRKLIEYFSDSELISLSNQAYWGNAK, encoded by the coding sequence ATGCAACTTTCAATTACTGTGGATGTAGAAGAATGGTTTCATTCCAACTGGTTTGATGCTGAAAAGATAATTATTGAAAATTACAACGGAAAAACTCCTAAAACTGACGTATTAAAAAAAACAGAACAACTAATTACATTATTTGATGATTATGGAGTTAGTGGTACCTTTTTTGTTTTAGGAGAAACTGCAGAAAACTATCCTGAAATAATTGAAATGTTAAAAAGCAGCCCTAACGAAATTGCATGTCATGGATTTTATCATAATAAAAAATACAAAAATGCAATAGAATTCAAAAAAGACATTCAAAAGTATAAGGATGAAATAATATCGGACTTAAAGGGATTTAGATTTCCTAATTTTGATTATTCAATGGAAAAATTGGAAACATTATTAAAAGAGGGTTTTAAATATGATTCTTCTATTGTTCCATGCCTGAAAATTCCTGGATGGTATGGTAATCAGGATGCCCCAATACAACCTTTTAATATGCCCTTAAATAATGGAAAAAAAATTTTAGAATTTCCATTGTCAGTTTTGCCTTTTTTAAGATTGCCGGGGGGTGGGGGATGGTTTTTACGTAATTTTGGTCTTTTATGGACAAAAACTGTGCTTAAGTACTCCCTAAAAAAGACAGGCTATGGGGTTGTTTATATTCATCCATGGGAAATAAGCGATAAAAACCCTGAATTTGATGATATTTCATTTCATGTTTTTAGAAATTCCGGTTCTAAAACGTTGAATAATCTGAGGAAATTAATTGAATATTTTTCAGATAGTGAACTCATAAGTCTGTCAAATCAGGCCTATTGGGGAAATGCAAAATGA
- a CDS encoding glycosyltransferase family 2 protein, translated as MKKIVAILPAYNEEVSIGSIVLNTKNYVDRVIVIDDGSVDRTAQIAEMAGARVIKHPLNKGKGAALKTGFRSIDGFDVIVTMDSDGQHNPEEIPNLLEPILKGEADIVNGSRYLNGHDKDTPSYRRIGQTVLDKATNLNSGLNITDSQSGFRAFARHTIPIFRFNNDDFSIESEMLVDAANAGLNIKEVEIGVRYDVDGSTKNPVSHGLGVLMKIINDLEFQRPLFYFTVPGTIIITVGITLGLIFFGDYINNLSTSLLPTFFAILLTLGGVFLAFTGIIIDSISRMINRNAKNSNYNIELENDYEWVKAK; from the coding sequence ATGAAAAAAATTGTTGCCATTCTACCAGCATATAATGAAGAGGTTTCAATCGGTAGCATAGTATTAAACACAAAAAACTACGTGGACCGAGTTATAGTTATTGATGACGGTAGTGTAGATCGTACAGCCCAGATAGCAGAAATGGCAGGAGCAAGGGTTATAAAACACCCCTTAAACAAAGGTAAAGGTGCAGCCTTGAAAACAGGGTTTAGATCTATCGATGGATTCGATGTTATAGTAACTATGGATTCAGATGGACAGCATAATCCTGAAGAGATACCAAATCTATTAGAACCAATTCTAAAAGGGGAAGCTGATATCGTCAATGGCAGCAGATATTTGAACGGACATGATAAGGATACGCCTTCGTATAGACGCATTGGACAAACGGTTCTTGATAAAGCCACCAATTTAAACAGTGGTCTTAACATTACAGATAGTCAAAGCGGATTCCGTGCATTTGCAAGACATACTATCCCTATTTTTAGATTTAACAATGATGATTTCAGTATTGAAAGTGAAATGCTTGTTGATGCCGCAAATGCAGGTTTAAATATAAAAGAAGTGGAAATAGGAGTTCGTTATGATGTTGATGGCTCCACAAAAAATCCAGTAAGTCATGGATTAGGAGTTTTAATGAAAATAATAAATGATCTGGAATTTCAAAGACCATTGTTCTATTTCACAGTTCCTGGAACAATAATAATTACTGTTGGAATCACATTGGGTTTAATTTTCTTCGGTGATTATATAAACAACCTGAGTACAAGTCTGCTTCCCACATTCTTCGCAATATTACTTACCTTAGGAGGAGTATTTTTAGCATTCACAGGCATAATAATCGATTCAATAAGCAGGATGATAAATAGAAATGCAAAGAACTCTAACTATAATATCGAACTGGAAAATGATTATGAATGGGTTAAGGCAAAATAA
- a CDS encoding CopG family ribbon-helix-helix protein yields the protein MPIISISLNEKLLEEIDKIKDEIGFSGRSEVIRASARMLIADNKEKEELSGEINSILVLIHNQEVEDRVTEIKHDFEDIINTQIHSHLKENKCMEIFILDGSADRIKELSKMFQKSRKIDYVKLIVV from the coding sequence ATGCCAATAATCAGCATATCTTTAAATGAGAAATTACTGGAAGAAATCGATAAAATTAAGGATGAAATCGGATTTTCAGGAAGATCAGAAGTTATAAGGGCAAGTGCAAGGATGTTAATTGCTGATAACAAAGAAAAAGAAGAATTAAGCGGCGAAATAAATTCTATACTTGTCCTGATCCACAATCAGGAAGTAGAAGATAGAGTAACAGAAATCAAGCATGATTTTGAGGATATTATCAATACACAAATACACAGTCATTTAAAGGAAAATAAATGTATGGAAATTTTTATTCTGGATGGATCGGCCGATAGAATTAAAGAATTATCAAAAATGTTTCAGAAAAGCCGTAAAATAGATTATGTTAAATTAATTGTTGTTTAA
- a CDS encoding zinc ABC transporter substrate-binding protein — METRRILIILLLLTATIIAVSFIYSASISKLDTNNDKIGVIVSIPPQAEFVEKIGGDKVKVTVMVPPGANPHTYEPLPDQLNDVSQAELYAEVGSGIEFENVWMDKISSANKKMVILNCSEGINFIPNTENEGDNEYDTHVWVSPQNAKIMVENIYRGLIQVDPANRDYYKANKDKYLKELEKADESIRKSLSGHKNNKIMVYHPAWGYFCRDYGLTQIAIEKNGKEPTPQGIASLINQAKKEKIKIIFISPQYSRKNADGIASEIGGQVITVDDLDKNYIENLNKVADSFNKALNN, encoded by the coding sequence ATGGAAACAAGAAGGATATTAATCATATTATTGCTTCTTACTGCCACTATAATTGCTGTTTCATTTATTTATTCTGCCTCAATTAGTAAATTAGATACAAATAACGATAAAATCGGCGTAATAGTAAGTATACCCCCACAGGCAGAATTCGTTGAAAAAATTGGCGGCGATAAAGTTAAAGTAACGGTTATGGTTCCTCCAGGCGCTAATCCCCATACATATGAGCCATTACCAGATCAGCTTAATGATGTGAGTCAGGCAGAACTCTATGCAGAAGTTGGATCTGGAATTGAATTTGAAAATGTCTGGATGGACAAAATAAGCAGTGCTAATAAAAAAATGGTTATTTTAAACTGTTCTGAGGGAATAAATTTCATACCAAATACCGAAAATGAGGGAGATAATGAATATGATACACATGTTTGGGTTTCCCCGCAAAATGCAAAGATAATGGTTGAAAATATTTATCGGGGCCTAATTCAGGTAGATCCCGCAAATAGAGATTATTATAAAGCAAATAAAGATAAATACCTGAAAGAATTAGAAAAAGCTGACGAAAGTATAAGAAAATCTCTTTCTGGCCATAAAAACAATAAAATAATGGTCTATCATCCGGCATGGGGATATTTCTGCAGAGATTATGGACTCACACAAATCGCAATAGAAAAAAATGGTAAAGAACCAACTCCGCAGGGAATTGCGAGTCTTATAAACCAGGCAAAAAAAGAAAAAATAAAAATTATTTTTATTTCGCCTCAGTACAGTAGAAAAAATGCAGATGGAATAGCTTCAGAAATAGGGGGCCAGGTAATTACCGTTGATGATCTTGATAAGAACTACATTGAAAATTTAAATAAAGTTGCAGATTCATTTAATAAAGCTTTAAATAATTAA
- a CDS encoding ABC transporter ATP-binding protein, which yields MFAKALEIEKLYVNFNEFNILKDINLTVNEKDFLAIIGPNGGGKSTLLKTILNLIKPDKGKIHIFGKIPKESLDIMGYLPQNAHFDMNFPINVFDVVLMGRYNGLLKNYNKNDKKAVINALNDVSMLEFKDRQISRLSGGQMQRIFIARALAREPKILLLDEPTASVDPKMQKSFYELLLKLKEKMTIILVTHDVGVVCEYVDKIACLNQRLFYHGTPEGSADAIQKTYNCPIDIIGHGVPHRVFKKHE from the coding sequence ATGTTTGCTAAAGCACTTGAAATAGAAAAATTATACGTAAATTTCAATGAATTCAATATTCTTAAAGATATTAATCTAACTGTTAACGAAAAAGATTTTTTAGCCATTATAGGGCCAAATGGAGGAGGGAAAAGTACCCTGCTCAAAACAATTTTAAATTTAATCAAACCAGATAAAGGTAAAATACACATTTTCGGTAAAATCCCTAAAGAATCCCTTGATATAATGGGTTATCTGCCCCAAAATGCTCATTTTGACATGAATTTCCCCATCAATGTGTTTGATGTGGTTTTAATGGGTAGATACAATGGATTATTAAAAAATTACAATAAAAATGATAAAAAAGCAGTTATAAATGCTTTGAATGATGTTTCCATGCTTGAATTTAAGGATAGACAAATCAGCAGACTATCTGGCGGTCAGATGCAGAGAATTTTTATTGCAAGAGCCCTTGCAAGAGAGCCTAAAATACTTCTTCTTGATGAACCAACTGCAAGTGTTGATCCTAAAATGCAAAAGTCTTTTTATGAACTTTTATTGAAATTAAAGGAGAAAATGACCATAATACTTGTTACTCATGATGTTGGTGTGGTTTGCGAATATGTGGATAAAATAGCATGCTTGAATCAAAGATTATTTTACCATGGCACTCCTGAAGGCTCTGCAGATGCAATACAGAAAACTTACAACTGCCCCATAGACATCATAGGCCATGGGGTCCCACATAGAGTGTTTAAAAAGCATGAATAA
- a CDS encoding metal ABC transporter permease, whose amino-acid sequence MLEFLQYGFMQNAFIAAVLVSIACGLVGTYVVVKKIVSISGGISHAAFGGIGLGYLVGINPIFAAVPFSILSAISIGLINKKIRVSEDTAIGILWTTGMALGVIFINLSPGFAPDLFSYLFGSILTVPDSDLILMFILDLIIVATVFLFNREFLAISFDEEFSKAIGIKVEYLYLLLLCLVALSVVVLIKVVGVILVIALLSIPAAISTQYTSSINKVMVFSVILGIILNLTGLWLSYIFNLASGATIVIVLGIAFIVSSLIKKYW is encoded by the coding sequence ATGTTAGAATTTCTCCAGTACGGATTTATGCAGAACGCATTTATCGCAGCAGTTCTGGTAAGCATAGCCTGCGGCTTGGTTGGTACATATGTTGTTGTTAAAAAGATAGTATCAATTAGTGGGGGAATTTCACATGCAGCCTTTGGTGGTATTGGTCTGGGATACTTGGTTGGTATCAATCCCATTTTCGCTGCAGTTCCCTTCAGCATTCTTTCTGCAATAAGTATTGGATTAATCAATAAAAAAATCAGGGTCAGCGAAGATACAGCTATTGGAATCCTATGGACTACTGGCATGGCATTAGGAGTTATATTTATTAATTTAAGCCCAGGATTTGCTCCAGATCTATTCAGCTATCTTTTTGGTAGCATACTCACTGTTCCGGACTCCGATTTAATTTTAATGTTCATTTTAGATCTGATAATTGTGGCCACTGTTTTCTTATTTAACAGGGAGTTTCTTGCTATTTCTTTCGATGAAGAATTTTCTAAGGCAATTGGAATTAAAGTAGAATATCTATATTTACTCCTTTTATGTCTTGTTGCCCTGAGTGTTGTCGTACTCATAAAAGTTGTAGGGGTTATATTGGTTATTGCCCTTTTAAGTATTCCTGCAGCAATAAGCACCCAGTATACCAGCAGCATCAACAAGGTGATGGTATTTTCGGTGATTTTGGGGATTATTTTAAACTTGACAGGCCTATGGCTCTCATATATATTTAATTTAGCTTCAGGCGCCACTATAGTTATAGTTTTAGGAATTGCATTTATTGTCTCTTCACTCATAAAAAAATATTGGTGA
- a CDS encoding response regulator encodes MEEKLIKVLIVEDNFEDFRIIEEMLKEIKNPVFDLYHFQKLNDGLNALVKEEFDILLLDLNLPDSTGLDTFASVYDQAPEIPVVILTGFDDEDLAIRAVREGAQDYLVKGQVNSLLLSRSISYAIERKLIEDELIRHRYYLNELVEQRTEELENANLNLQEEIQEKEILIEEIYRRIQFTLKLISGIIGLDPSLIKEEDIHDLNIKNQTRVNAITLLHDILEQSEDFAMINFDKYAKDLLKYLFEIYAVDEGLVKVNMEMQDILMDINTAIPLGLVLNELILDKLKNNASGIYIDLKMEDDEVFKLSLNSDVDDKNSIELKTPELRFIQSILEQLGGSVDFVDMGEIVIRLKETKI; translated from the coding sequence ATGGAAGAAAAACTTATTAAGGTTTTAATAGTTGAGGATAATTTTGAGGATTTCAGAATAATTGAAGAAATGCTCAAAGAGATAAAAAACCCTGTATTTGACCTTTACCACTTTCAAAAACTCAATGATGGATTAAATGCCCTTGTCAAAGAAGAATTTGATATACTGCTCCTTGATTTAAATCTTCCAGATAGTACAGGTCTTGATACTTTCGCAAGTGTCTATGATCAGGCCCCGGAAATACCTGTTGTAATATTAACTGGCTTCGATGATGAAGATCTGGCCATTAGAGCTGTAAGAGAAGGTGCTCAGGATTATCTGGTTAAAGGGCAGGTAAACAGTCTTTTATTATCAAGATCTATTTCTTATGCAATTGAACGTAAACTAATTGAAGATGAATTAATACGTCACAGATATTATCTGAATGAACTGGTTGAGCAGAGAACTGAAGAGCTTGAAAATGCTAATTTAAATCTTCAAGAAGAAATTCAAGAAAAAGAAATACTTATAGAAGAGATTTACAGGCGTATTCAATTTACTTTAAAGTTAATTTCAGGTATTATTGGTCTGGATCCCTCCTTAATTAAAGAAGAAGATATACATGATCTTAATATTAAAAACCAGACCCGTGTAAATGCAATAACTCTGCTGCATGATATACTGGAGCAATCTGAGGATTTTGCAATGATCAATTTTGATAAATACGCAAAAGACCTTTTAAAATATTTATTTGAAATATATGCAGTGGATGAAGGCCTTGTAAAGGTTAATATGGAAATGCAGGACATTTTAATGGACATAAATACTGCTATTCCATTAGGATTAGTTTTAAATGAACTTATATTAGATAAATTGAAAAATAATGCTTCCGGGATATATATAGACTTGAAAATGGAAGATGATGAAGTTTTTAAACTGTCTTTAAATTCCGATGTTGATGATAAAAATAGTATTGAATTAAAAACTCCTGAATTAAGATTTATTCAATCCATACTGGAACAACTTGGGGGTTCCGTTGATTTTGTGGATATGGGGGAAATCGTCATCCGATTAAAAGAAACCAAGATTTAA
- a CDS encoding response regulator, with product MTDPIKILLVEDNPADIRLIKEVFKDTDSNNEIYVVKDGVDALNFLNKKAGFGDAPKPDIILLDLNLPRKDGREVLKEIKENDNFKYIPIVVLTTSSSKEDVIKTYGNHANCYITKPVDFDRFLKVIRSIEDFWLKMIELPRMS from the coding sequence ATGACAGATCCAATAAAAATTTTATTGGTAGAGGATAATCCTGCAGACATTCGTTTAATTAAGGAAGTTTTTAAGGATACAGATTCAAATAATGAAATATATGTTGTTAAAGATGGTGTGGATGCACTTAATTTTTTAAATAAAAAAGCAGGTTTTGGAGACGCACCTAAGCCTGACATAATTTTATTAGACCTTAATTTGCCGCGTAAAGATGGTCGTGAGGTTTTAAAAGAGATAAAAGAGAATGATAACTTTAAGTATATCCCAATAGTAGTTTTAACAACTTCCAGTTCAAAAGAGGATGTTATAAAAACTTATGGTAATCATGCGAATTGCTATATTACAAAACCGGTTGATTTTGATCGTTTTCTTAAGGTTATCAGATCTATTGAGGATTTCTGGCTTAAAATGATAGAATTACCCAGAATGAGTTAG
- a CDS encoding ATP-binding protein, with protein MTKADKIQDITEKLLEEAYGEGYISENIIRLISELRIYQAELEMQNNELQNALLNLDKFRRKYSDLYNFSPVGFFTLNKELIITNVNLEGTILLGRDKSDIINRLFELFLVDDSLNNFSRCMKKTLETWENQECEIELIREDNTHFYANIKAMIIIDDTEKFKGFQIAVNDISAYKMLEESKDNEKHLKKVINKLKDSNVELQNFYFITGHDLQEPLRTMASYAGLLKRRYKCKLDKDADDFIEYIVGGASRMQRMIIGLHDYSHLGNKNSNLEYFSAEEVLKEVLSNLQYTIKECHGKITFDQLPMIYGDKKEIGIVFHNLIDNALKFRKKVFPPIIHISAQNKGDEWLFSVSDNGMGIEEKYYDKIFEVFKRLHPIGEYKGVGIGLAIVKRIINIYGGRIWVESKLGIGSTFYFTLLNKN; from the coding sequence ATGACCAAGGCTGACAAAATTCAGGATATTACTGAAAAGTTATTGGAAGAGGCCTATGGAGAAGGATACATCAGTGAAAATATTATTAGATTAATTAGTGAACTTCGAATTTATCAAGCAGAATTAGAAATGCAAAATAATGAGCTTCAAAATGCCCTTTTAAATCTGGATAAATTCAGGAGAAAATATTCTGATCTTTATAATTTCTCACCTGTCGGATTTTTTACTTTAAATAAAGAATTAATAATTACCAACGTAAATTTAGAGGGTACTATACTATTAGGTCGGGATAAATCAGATATTATAAACAGATTATTTGAACTTTTTTTGGTTGATGATTCTTTAAATAATTTTTCCAGATGTATGAAGAAGACTTTAGAAACATGGGAAAATCAGGAATGTGAAATTGAACTTATAAGAGAAGATAATACTCACTTTTATGCTAATATAAAAGCAATGATTATAATTGATGATACGGAAAAGTTTAAAGGATTTCAGATAGCTGTAAATGATATTTCAGCTTATAAAATGTTAGAAGAATCAAAAGATAATGAAAAACATTTAAAAAAAGTAATAAATAAGTTAAAAGATTCTAATGTCGAATTACAGAATTTCTATTTTATTACAGGCCATGATCTGCAGGAACCACTTCGTACTATGGCCAGCTATGCTGGACTTCTTAAAAGACGATATAAATGTAAATTAGATAAGGATGCAGATGATTTTATAGAATATATTGTAGGTGGAGCATCCAGAATGCAGCGTATGATTATAGGATTGCATGATTATTCTCATTTAGGAAATAAAAATTCAAATTTAGAATATTTCAGTGCTGAAGAAGTACTTAAAGAGGTTTTATCTAATTTACAGTATACTATTAAAGAATGTCATGGAAAAATAACATTTGATCAACTACCGATGATTTATGGTGATAAAAAGGAAATTGGCATAGTTTTTCATAATTTAATTGATAATGCTTTAAAATTCCGTAAAAAGGTATTTCCTCCCATAATACATATTTCAGCACAAAATAAAGGCGATGAATGGTTATTTTCTGTAAGTGATAATGGTATGGGAATAGAAGAAAAGTACTATGATAAAATATTCGAGGTTTTCAAAAGATTACATCCAATTGGTGAATATAAAGGTGTTGGGATTGGTCTTGCTATAGTAAAACGAATCATTAATATTTATGGTGGTCGTATTTGGGTAGAATCAAAATTAGGAATTGGTTCAACTTTTTATTTTACTTTATTAAATAAAAATTAA
- a CDS encoding valine--tRNA ligase, with the protein MTNDNIPKDYDHKKEIKWQNKWQKDNIYRFIGDGTKPGYIIDTPPPYPTGATHMGHVLNWTYIDIIARFKRMQDYDVLFPQGWDCHGLPTEVKVEEIHNIKKGDVPRDEFRKMCVDLTSENIKQMKAQMISLGFSQDWSSEFVTMTPEYMKRTQLSFLKMYHEGLIYRGIHPVNWCPRCETAIAFAEVEYHENETYLNYLEFPAEEGEDGVLIATTRPELLSACVAVVVHPEDERYKELAGKRLEVPLFGRSVEVITDAEVDPEFGTGAVMICTFGDKTDVLWVNKYDLDIIEAIDEQGIMQDVSGEYCGLSIKECKEKIIEDLKKEGYLKKQENVEQNVGLCWRCKAPIEILVKNQWFVAVKDLIEDVKHTTDEIKWTPEYMETRLLNWTGSMDWDWCISRQRIFATPVPVWYCSKCGKVHIASEDMLPVDPTQDKPEGKCECGNNEFIGETDVLDTWMDSSISPLSITGWPDQNFKNYYPTALRPQGHDIIRTWAFYTILRCKALTGERPFDEIVVNGMVFGEDGYKMSKSRGNVISTEEVLENYGADALRLWAANSVPGSDVPFAWKDVKYGYKFLRKFWNAFRFINMHIEGFEASMDEEEIIENLNPMDKWILSKLNRLNVDVTNAIESYTFANAVNKIQAFIWHDFCDEYIEAVKYRLYGDSTELVISKEVAQYTLKTVILTSLKLLAPLTPHFVDEIYGYMSSEDLSIHKTLWPEVNEKLISKSAEETGMVGVELIGEIRRFKSGSKMSLNAPIKILNIYTTNSDLIEEIEELSADIKGTMRINGLNVMSGKPDIKEKVTEIIPQMAKIGPEFKGEAPKVVKYLQSADMDEIVAKLDEDGEIIIDGCKITWDHIEAKKEVVGETGEKVEIIHASNLDVILEIIV; encoded by the coding sequence ATGACCAACGATAACATTCCAAAAGACTATGATCATAAAAAAGAAATCAAATGGCAAAATAAATGGCAAAAAGACAATATTTACAGGTTCATAGGTGATGGAACAAAACCAGGTTACATAATAGACACACCTCCACCATATCCAACAGGAGCAACCCACATGGGACATGTGCTTAACTGGACCTACATTGATATAATTGCAAGATTTAAAAGAATGCAAGATTATGATGTGCTTTTCCCTCAAGGATGGGATTGTCACGGGCTTCCAACTGAAGTTAAAGTTGAAGAAATCCATAACATCAAAAAAGGCGATGTTCCGCGCGATGAATTCAGAAAAATGTGTGTAGATCTAACCAGTGAAAACATAAAGCAAATGAAAGCGCAGATGATATCACTTGGTTTTTCACAGGACTGGTCAAGTGAATTTGTAACCATGACTCCTGAATATATGAAAAGAACACAGCTCTCATTTTTAAAAATGTATCATGAAGGGCTGATTTATAGAGGAATCCACCCGGTAAACTGGTGTCCAAGATGTGAAACTGCCATAGCCTTTGCAGAAGTAGAATACCACGAAAATGAAACTTATCTGAATTATCTAGAATTCCCGGCAGAAGAGGGAGAAGATGGGGTTTTAATAGCTACAACAAGACCTGAACTATTATCCGCGTGTGTAGCAGTTGTAGTGCATCCAGAAGACGAAAGATATAAAGAACTGGCAGGTAAACGCCTTGAAGTACCCCTTTTCGGACGTTCAGTAGAAGTAATAACAGATGCTGAAGTAGATCCTGAATTTGGAACCGGAGCGGTTATGATATGTACTTTTGGTGATAAAACAGATGTATTGTGGGTTAATAAGTATGATCTGGATATTATAGAAGCTATTGATGAACAGGGAATAATGCAGGATGTTTCAGGAGAATACTGCGGCCTCAGTATTAAAGAATGTAAAGAAAAAATCATTGAAGATCTTAAAAAAGAAGGTTATCTTAAAAAACAGGAAAATGTAGAGCAGAATGTTGGCCTATGCTGGAGATGTAAGGCTCCAATAGAGATACTTGTTAAAAATCAGTGGTTTGTAGCTGTTAAAGACCTTATTGAAGATGTAAAACATACCACAGATGAAATAAAATGGACACCAGAATATATGGAGACAAGACTCCTAAACTGGACTGGTTCGATGGACTGGGACTGGTGTATTTCCCGTCAGAGAATCTTTGCAACTCCAGTTCCTGTATGGTATTGTAGCAAATGTGGAAAAGTTCATATAGCTTCAGAAGACATGTTACCTGTTGATCCAACTCAAGATAAGCCTGAAGGTAAATGCGAGTGTGGTAATAATGAATTTATTGGAGAAACTGACGTTCTGGATACATGGATGGACAGTTCAATTAGTCCGCTTTCAATTACTGGTTGGCCAGATCAAAACTTTAAAAATTACTACCCTACAGCATTAAGACCACAGGGACACGATATTATAAGAACATGGGCATTTTATACTATACTCAGGTGTAAAGCTTTAACTGGAGAAAGACCTTTTGATGAAATAGTCGTGAATGGAATGGTATTTGGTGAAGACGGCTATAAAATGAGTAAATCCAGAGGAAATGTAATTTCAACTGAAGAAGTTTTAGAAAACTATGGTGCCGATGCTCTTAGACTCTGGGCTGCAAATAGTGTTCCTGGTTCTGATGTTCCATTTGCATGGAAAGATGTAAAATACGGCTATAAATTCTTAAGAAAATTTTGGAATGCATTTAGATTTATAAACATGCATATTGAAGGGTTTGAAGCCAGTATGGATGAAGAAGAAATTATTGAAAATTTAAATCCTATGGATAAATGGATATTATCAAAATTAAACAGGTTAAATGTCGATGTAACCAATGCAATTGAATCTTATACTTTTGCAAATGCTGTAAACAAAATTCAGGCATTTATATGGCATGATTTCTGTGATGAATATATAGAAGCGGTGAAGTACAGACTTTATGGAGATTCAACAGAACTGGTAATATCTAAAGAAGTGGCGCAGTACACACTTAAAACTGTTATATTGACATCATTAAAGCTTTTAGCTCCGCTAACTCCTCACTTTGTTGATGAAATTTATGGTTATATGTCATCAGAGGATTTAAGTATTCATAAAACACTCTGGCCAGAAGTAAATGAAAAATTAATCAGTAAAAGCGCAGAAGAAACTGGAATGGTTGGAGTGGAACTTATAGGAGAAATCAGAAGATTTAAATCTGGATCTAAAATGTCTTTAAACGCTCCAATTAAAATATTGAACATTTACACAACAAATTCAGACTTAATTGAAGAAATAGAAGAGCTAAGCGCTGATATTAAGGGTACAATGAGAATAAATGGTTTAAATGTAATGTCTGGAAAGCCGGATATTAAAGAGAAAGTCACTGAAATTATTCCTCAGATGGCAAAAATAGGTCCTGAATTTAAAGGTGAAGCACCTAAGGTAGTAAAATACCTTCAATCAGCAGATATGGATGAAATTGTAGCCAAACTTGATGAAGATGGCGAAATCATTATTGATGGATGCAAAATAACATGGGATCATATAGAGGCTAAAAAAGAGGTTGTCGGTGAGACCGGTGAAAAGGTGGAAATAATCCATGCTTCAAATCTGGATGTAATTCTGGAAATAATCGTCTGA